The sequence below is a genomic window from Synechococcus sp. PCC 7335.
CCACTATCGCCTGACGCCAATGGAACTACGGATGGCGTTGATGCATTTTGTCGAAGATTTGGGCGTGCAGATCATTGGCGGCTGCTGTGGCACGCGGCCCGATCATATCGAACAGCTTGCCGATCTCTCGAAAGACCTGACGCCGAAGCCAAGGCCGATTGGGGAAAGAGGCGAACTGCCCCCTTACGGCGAGCTACCTTACATGCCGGCGGCGGCTTCTATCTACAGCCCACAGCCCTATGAACAGGACAATTCATTTTTGATCGTGGGCGAGCGGTTGAACGCCAGCGGCTCGAAAAAGTGCCGCGAGATGCTCAACGCGGAAGATTGGGATGGACTTGTCGCGTTAGCAAAGTCTCAGATTAAAGAGGGCGCTCATGTCTTGGATGTGAACGTGGACTATGTGGGGCGCGATGGTGAGCGCGATATGCGAGAGCTGGTGTCTCGGCTGGTGACGAATGCAACGCTGCCGCTGATGCTGGACTCGACTGAGTGGGAAAAGATGGAAGCGGGCCTGAAGGTGGCGGGCGGCAAGTGCATCTTGAACTCGACTAACTATGAAGATGGCAACGAGCGCTTCTTTAAGGTGTTGGAGCTGGCAAAGCGCTACGGGGCAGGCGTAGTGATTGGCTGCATTGATGAAGATGGGATGGCGCGGACGGCCCAGAAAAAGTTTGCGATCGCCCAAAGAGCCTACCGAGATGCGGTGGAATACGGTTTCCCCCCCTACGAGCTGTTCTTTGACACCCTGGTGCTGCCGATTTCGACCGGCATTGAAGAAGACCGGGTGAATGCCAAAGAGACCATCGCCGCGATTGAGATGATTCGCGACAACCTGCCCGGCTGTCACATTATGCTCGGCGTTTCTAACGCCTCATTTGGTTTGAACCCAGCGGCGCGGGTTGTCTTGAACTCAATGTTTCTGTCTGAAGCTATGAAGGTGGGTATGGACGGTGCGATCGTCAGCGCCAGCAAAATCTTACCGCTATCCAAGATTGAACCGGAGCATCAAAAGATCTGCCTGGACTTAATCTACGATCGCCGTGAATTTGACGGTGATGTGTGTACCTATGATCCGCTCGGCGAGCTGACGACTGCCTTTACAGGCAAAAGCTCCAAGCAGCTACGTACCACCTTGAGTGAAGATCTGCCGCTAGAAGAGAAGCTAAAGCGCCACATCATCGATGGTGAGCGGATTGGTTTAGAAGATCAGCTTGCGAAAGCCTTGGAGCAGTATCCGCCGTTAGAGATTGTCAATACCTTTTTGCTAGACGGGATGAAGGTCGTTGGCGAGCTGTTTGGCTCCGGGCAAATGCAGCTACCGTTTGTGCTGCAGTCGGCGCAGACGATGAAGGCAGCAGTGGCCTACCTAGAGCCATTCATGGATAAGGAAGACTCCGATACGAGTGGTAAGGGCACGGTGGTGATCGCCACGGTAAAAGGCGACGTGCATGATATTGGCAAGAACCTGGTAGACATTATTTTGTCTAACAACGGTTACCGAGTCGTGAATATTGGTATTAAGCAGCCAGTAGACAACATTATCTCGGCCTACAAAGAGCATCAGGCAGACTGCATTGCGATGAGCGGCCTGCTGGTGAAATCGACGGCCTTTATGAAAGAGAATCTGAAGACCTTTAACGAGCATGGTATTGAAGTGCCCGTGATTCTAGGCGGAGCAGCGCTGACGCCAAAGTTTGTAAATGAGGACTGTCAGAACACCTACAACGGTCAGGTAATCTACGGTAAAGATGCCTTTGCAGATTTGCACTTTATGGACGCGCTGATGCCCGCAAAGAAGGCTAACCAGTGGGACAACTTGAAGGGTTTCGCGAGCGATCATCCGATGAGCCAAGTGGCTAAGAAAGTCGCTATCAATCACGCTACTGAGCCAGAAGAAGTTTCTAATCTGCCAATAGTTATCGACACGCGCCGCTCTGACGATGTAGCCGTGGATATCGACCGGCCTCAGCCACCTTTTTGGGGCCCGAAGCAGCTTGGCCCTGAAGATATTCCGCTAGAAGATCTGTTTGATTATTTAGACATGCAGGCGCTGGTGGCAGGGCAGTGGCAGTTCCGCAAGCCAAAAGGCCAGTCCCGCGAAGAATATGATGCCTTTCTTGCGGAAAAGGTAGATCCGATTTTGGCTGAATGGAAACAGCGAATAGTAGAAGAAAAGCTGCTAGAGCCGAAGCTGATGTATGGCTATTTTCCCTGCTTGGCTGAGGGGAATACGCTGTATGTCTATGATTGGCAGGCGGCACAAAAAGGAGAACCTAGTGAACCTGTGACTTCGTTTGAGTTTCCGCGTCAGCGCTCAATGCGGCGGCTATGTATCGCGGACTTCTTTTTGCCAAAAGATAAAGCGAAGCCAGGGGAGTACGACGTGTTTCCAATGCAGGCGGTGACGATGGGCGATATTGCCACTGAGTATGCAGCCAAGCTATTTGCGGCAGATGACTATACAAACTATCTCTATTATCACGGTCTGGCTGTGCAGATGGCGGAGGCGCTAGCGGAGTGGGCCCACCAGAGGATTCGGATCGAGCTGGGCTATGGTGACCAGGAGCCGGAGGGAATTCGGAATATTTTGGCGCAGCGCTATCAGGGGTCGCGCTATAGCTTTGGCTATCCAGCCTGTCCCAATATGCAAGATCAGCCGAAGCAGCTCAATCTGTTAGAAGTAGAGAAGATTGGCATGCATATGGATGAGAGTGAGCAGCTCTATCCAGAGCAGTCGACGACGGCGATTGTGGCATATCACGAGGCGGCGAAGTATTTTAGTGCGTAACATTTTAGTGCGTAACTTCGACTGCGCTTAGTCACCCGGCTAAGAACAGTCTCCTATATCCTAGGTCACGTTGACTGAACCGATGAAATCACCAGCCAGCGTCTGATTGCTCATGAACGTACTGAGCGATCGCACTAATCTCGTCTGCACTCAACTTCTCTGCATAGGCAGGCATGATACCTTTTCCTTGAGTGACGATGGACACGATCGCGCTGATGTCCCCATAGCCATTGCGTTTCATCGCCCGCTGCTTTAGGTTCTTTCCCCGGCGGATGATATTGCCGCCATTGGCATGGCAAGCAGCGCAGTTTTCTGTGAATAAGACTGCGCCAGTAACTGCAGTGGGCCCAGGTGCAGTAGCAGCAGCGGTAGTAGTGGTAGGGGATGCAAGGGTTGGCGGTGCGATCGCTAGCCAAAAAAGCAATCCGCTCATCACAGCAAGCGAACGGCAGCTTCTTAAAGGAGGTAGCGTACAGTCGGTTCGGCGAGCTTTGCATCGAGCATGTCTAGTTTGAATGGCAGATAAGTAGACCAAACAAGCATTCGTAAGATAGGCGCGAACAAAGTTCAAAAACACAGCCACGGTAAAATCTCTACAAACGAGTAGTTCTGTACCTACTCTGGCGTATGACAGCCGAGGTCAAACGCGGACTTATGATAGATTATTAGAAATGATGCTAAGAAATATTTATAAAAGTCAGCAAATATTAATAAAGATGGCTAGGCACTCCTGTAGATATAAAACGTAGGTCAGTTAGTAACTATACAAACACCCAGTTAGTAACTATATAAACATCAGGTTGACTCTTCTCAAGCGTGCCTAAGGAGATCAGCCACATATCCTTGACAATCGCTAAATAAAGCAACCCTTTTGCCTGCACAATTTCTCCTTGGCGTTTTCGTTCCTGCTGCATCTCTGGCTGAACCCCTGCAGCAACTGCTCGCTCAGCAACAATTTGTGGTCAGTTGGAGTCAGTCTGCCTCGGAGTTTGAAGAGTGGGTTGTCAGCAATCGCCATCGCATTGACTGCTTGATCATTCAATCAGCTGAGGAGTCTCTTCAAGTACTATTGCACCTAAAGGAGAAAGATATCTTGCTCCCTGCGGTAGCGTTGTACAGCTCAAAAGCGCCATCCACTCATAGTGAACTATCTGATAGCGCCGTCTTTTTGCAAGGACAACGAACATATCATCAGGCTGTTGTTGCCTCTGATATTCGCAACCTAGGTGCTGTGGATGACGCAATCTATCAGGCAGTAGATTCTTATCTACAGCTGCCTACTGAAGTGAATGCAGACGATTTAGACCAGGTCGCTATAGGCTCAGCTGAATCAGCTGTCTCTCACGATAGAGATAAGCGGTTGTTCTTGCTGAGTCTACAGCAGCAGCGTCTGACAGAAAAACTAAAGGAAAGGTTAGGCTACGTAGGGGTGTATTACAAGCGCAATCGACAAAACTTTCTACGCCACATGAACACGAGAGAGCGTGAAGAATTTGTTGATAAGCTGCGTCAGGACTATCGGCGAATCGTTCTAAATTACTTTGCTGATGATGAATCAATCAATCAGAAGATAGATGATTTCGTCAACGTTGCTTTCTTTGCAGATATGTCTGTGCCTAAGCTTGTAGAGATACACATGGAGCTAATAGAAGATTTCTCCAAACAGCTCAAACTTGAAGGGCGTAGTGATGAAGTGCTAATCGACTATCGGTTAACGCTAATTGATGTAATCGCCCACCTGTGCGAAATGTATCGACGCTCTATCCCACGTGAACCGTAGCGATCGCCTAACCTACCGCACTATAAAATTACACTAAGATTAAAATCACACTTAAGATACTGTCAGAGATAGCTGGTCTTCATTTGTTCAGCTTGTTCAGCGTCCGAACAATTGATATGTGCATTGATATGTGCTTTTTTATCTTTTGCAACTCTTTTAAAGTTCCCGTTTAAGATAGGGCAATTAATACTATTTCCCCAGTGAAATCCACTTCATCACCCACCTCATCTTAGAGACCTCATGAGTGCCTCGAAGCCGACTTATATTCTCAAGCTCTATATAGATGGGAACACACCTAGCTCTAAGAAAGCACTCATGACGTTGAAAACCATTTTGGAAGAAAGCTGCAGCGGTATATATGCCCTAAAGGTGATCGATGTCAAAGAGAGCCCACAGCTAGCAGAAGAAGACAAGATTATGGCGACACCAACGCTCTCTAAAGTTCTACCGCCACCCGTACGCAAAATCATTGGCGATCTCTCAGATCGCAAAAAAGTTTTGATTGGTCTCGATCTTCTCTATGATGAGATCAGTGAACATATACACAACTAAGGAACTCTATAGGATTTCCCAACACTTCTTTTAATATTTCCTGCGAAGAATGTCCCGGTTTAGAAAAACAAATATGAACTCTTCGTATTCATCTTCGTCTTCATCTGATCAAAAGGCACAGACTCGTCTCAAGGGCGTGCAAAAGATTCGCACTATGATTGAGGGGTTCGATGATATCAGCCACGGTGGATTGCCTGTTGGTCGCTCTACTTTGGTCAGTGGGACTTCTGGAACAGGCAAAACGTTGCTAGCTGTCCAGTTTTTGTATCACGGTGTTACCTATTTTAATGAGCCAGGGATATTCGTCACATTCGAAGAGTCTCCAGAAGATATTGTGACGAATGCCTACAGTTTTGGTTGGGATTTAAAGTCCTTGATCAAGAGCGGTAAGTTGTTCATTTTGGACGCTTGCCCTGATCCTGAAGGGCAGGAGGTTGTGGGTAACTTTGATCTCTCCGCTTTAATCGAGCGAATTCAGTACGCTATCCGTAAGTACAAGGCAAGGCGAATTTCGATTGATTCGGTGACAGCTGTATTTCAGCAGTATGATGCGGCGGAGGTGGTTCGTAGAGAGATCTTTCGGCTGGTAGCGAGGCTGAAGCAAATGAATGTAACTACTCTAATGACGACAGAGCGAGTGGATGAGTATGGTCCGGTGGCTCGGTTTGGGGTAGAAGAATTTGTCTCGGATAATGTCGTGATCGTGCGTAATGCCCTAGAAGGAGAGCGCAGACGGCGAACGGTAGAAATTTTGAAGCTGCGTGGGACAACTCATATGAAGGGAGAGTATCCATTTACGATCACAGATGGCGGGGTCAGTATCTTCCCACTAGGAGCGATGAGATTGACTCAGCGATCGTCAAATGTGCGGGTGTCTTCCGGGGTGAAAACGCTCGATGAGATGTGCGGCGGCGGCTTTTTTCGCGATTCAATTATTCTAGCGACGGGGGCAACGGGTACTGGTAAAACACTGCTAGTCAGCAACTTTTTAGCGAACGCTTGTGAGAATGGTGAGCGCGCGATTTTGTTTGCCTATGAAGAGTCTAGATCGCAGCTTGCTAGAAATGCTTCTTCTTGGGGAATTGACTTAGAAGTGCTAGAACGACAAGGGCTGCTGAAAATTATCTGCGCGTATCCAGAGTCGGCGGGCTTGGAAGATCATTTGCAGATTATTAAGTCGCAGATTGCGGAGTTTCGTCCGTCTAGAATCGCGATTGATTCGCTCTCGGCCCTAGATCGCGGCGTGAGTAACAACGCGTTTCGCCAGTTTGTGATTGGGGTAACGGGCTTTGCCAAGCAAGAAGAGATTACGGGCTTTTTTACGAATACGACAGAGCAGTTTATGGGCTCTCATTCGATTACCGATTCGCA
It includes:
- the metH gene encoding methionine synthase, yielding MKSLFLDRLKSPERPVLVFDGAMGTSLQMQGLTAADFGGPEYEGCNEYLVETKPEAVDKVHRGFLAVGADVIETDTFGGTALVLAEYDLADKAYELNKKAAEIARKAADEYSTPGKPRFVAGSIGPGTKLPTLGHVDFDTLKDAYLEQVEGLYDGGVDLMLVETCQDVLQVKAALIAIEEIFEKKGDRLPLMVSVTVEQQGTMLVGSEIGAALTILEPFGIDILGLNCATGPAEMKEHIKYLSENSPFIISCVPNAGLPENVGGQAHYRLTPMELRMALMHFVEDLGVQIIGGCCGTRPDHIEQLADLSKDLTPKPRPIGERGELPPYGELPYMPAAASIYSPQPYEQDNSFLIVGERLNASGSKKCREMLNAEDWDGLVALAKSQIKEGAHVLDVNVDYVGRDGERDMRELVSRLVTNATLPLMLDSTEWEKMEAGLKVAGGKCILNSTNYEDGNERFFKVLELAKRYGAGVVIGCIDEDGMARTAQKKFAIAQRAYRDAVEYGFPPYELFFDTLVLPISTGIEEDRVNAKETIAAIEMIRDNLPGCHIMLGVSNASFGLNPAARVVLNSMFLSEAMKVGMDGAIVSASKILPLSKIEPEHQKICLDLIYDRREFDGDVCTYDPLGELTTAFTGKSSKQLRTTLSEDLPLEEKLKRHIIDGERIGLEDQLAKALEQYPPLEIVNTFLLDGMKVVGELFGSGQMQLPFVLQSAQTMKAAVAYLEPFMDKEDSDTSGKGTVVIATVKGDVHDIGKNLVDIILSNNGYRVVNIGIKQPVDNIISAYKEHQADCIAMSGLLVKSTAFMKENLKTFNEHGIEVPVILGGAALTPKFVNEDCQNTYNGQVIYGKDAFADLHFMDALMPAKKANQWDNLKGFASDHPMSQVAKKVAINHATEPEEVSNLPIVIDTRRSDDVAVDIDRPQPPFWGPKQLGPEDIPLEDLFDYLDMQALVAGQWQFRKPKGQSREEYDAFLAEKVDPILAEWKQRIVEEKLLEPKLMYGYFPCLAEGNTLYVYDWQAAQKGEPSEPVTSFEFPRQRSMRRLCIADFFLPKDKAKPGEYDVFPMQAVTMGDIATEYAAKLFAADDYTNYLYYHGLAVQMAEALAEWAHQRIRIELGYGDQEPEGIRNILAQRYQGSRYSFGYPACPNMQDQPKQLNLLEVEKIGMHMDESEQLYPEQSTTAIVAYHEAAKYFSA
- a CDS encoding c-type cytochrome → MAVFLNFVRAYLTNACLVYLSAIQTRHARCKARRTDCTLPPLRSCRSLAVMSGLLFWLAIAPPTLASPTTTTAAATAPGPTAVTGAVLFTENCAACHANGGNIIRRGKNLKQRAMKRNGYGDISAIVSIVTQGKGIMPAYAEKLSADEISAIAQYVHEQSDAGW
- a CDS encoding circadian clock protein KaiA, with amino-acid sequence MPAQFLLGVFVPAASLAEPLQQLLAQQQFVVSWSQSASEFEEWVVSNRHRIDCLIIQSAEESLQVLLHLKEKDILLPAVALYSSKAPSTHSELSDSAVFLQGQRTYHQAVVASDIRNLGAVDDAIYQAVDSYLQLPTEVNADDLDQVAIGSAESAVSHDRDKRLFLLSLQQQRLTEKLKERLGYVGVYYKRNRQNFLRHMNTREREEFVDKLRQDYRRIVLNYFADDESINQKIDDFVNVAFFADMSVPKLVEIHMELIEDFSKQLKLEGRSDEVLIDYRLTLIDVIAHLCEMYRRSIPREP
- the kaiB gene encoding circadian clock protein KaiB, coding for MSASKPTYILKLYIDGNTPSSKKALMTLKTILEESCSGIYALKVIDVKESPQLAEEDKIMATPTLSKVLPPPVRKIIGDLSDRKKVLIGLDLLYDEISEHIHN
- the kaiC gene encoding circadian clock protein KaiC: MNSSYSSSSSSDQKAQTRLKGVQKIRTMIEGFDDISHGGLPVGRSTLVSGTSGTGKTLLAVQFLYHGVTYFNEPGIFVTFEESPEDIVTNAYSFGWDLKSLIKSGKLFILDACPDPEGQEVVGNFDLSALIERIQYAIRKYKARRISIDSVTAVFQQYDAAEVVRREIFRLVARLKQMNVTTLMTTERVDEYGPVARFGVEEFVSDNVVIVRNALEGERRRRTVEILKLRGTTHMKGEYPFTITDGGVSIFPLGAMRLTQRSSNVRVSSGVKTLDEMCGGGFFRDSIILATGATGTGKTLLVSNFLANACENGERAILFAYEESRSQLARNASSWGIDLEVLERQGLLKIICAYPESAGLEDHLQIIKSQIAEFRPSRIAIDSLSALDRGVSNNAFRQFVIGVTGFAKQEEITGFFTNTTEQFMGSHSITDSHISTITDTILMLQYVEVRGEMSRAINVFKMRGSWHDKAIREYIINEDGPQIQESFRNLEGIISGSARRIPSREKNELARIVSAVRSDDD